One segment of Acidianus sp. HS-5 DNA contains the following:
- a CDS encoding DUF1512 domain-containing protein has protein sequence MLDIILNILALAQAGNSGAALNAFELLYMLFFIIILAVSFIPGLQQQYQMMFMSKDVEKNLNTIENYLKDSKGVAEKLLKEKSFPDPKAFLDRVIDRFVIDPVSIEPTDIISRMKLLLRTNEDTVREMINKYSPNIDPMSRSQIEVSIEVINALNMIYKVIRHYFLLAKKLKNLMIMYQLQAVAPIYAKLAEAYGKAQKVFLQGIPVGDGLGPLVASRFLMNIENKWSPSRDTIAGSMEFEGRKLIVVKAEGPMATVGEPGEAVQNIVEKEGSRVARIITVDAALKLEGEDTGSMAEGMGVAMGDPGPEKIAIERVAAKYNIPIDAVIVKMSMEEAITEMRKEVYEAADKVVSYVKNLILERTKPGDTVVLVGVGNTAGIAQ, from the coding sequence ATGTTAGATATAATTTTAAACATATTAGCATTAGCACAGGCAGGAAATAGCGGTGCAGCACTTAATGCTTTCGAATTATTGTATATGTTATTCTTTATTATAATACTAGCAGTATCCTTCATTCCTGGGCTTCAACAGCAATATCAAATGATGTTCATGAGCAAAGATGTTGAAAAGAACCTTAATACCATAGAAAATTATCTCAAAGATTCTAAGGGTGTTGCCGAAAAATTACTTAAAGAAAAGAGTTTCCCAGATCCAAAAGCTTTTCTCGATAGAGTTATAGATAGATTTGTAATAGATCCAGTAAGTATAGAACCTACAGATATTATAAGTAGGATGAAATTATTACTTAGGACTAATGAAGACACTGTAAGAGAAATGATAAACAAGTATTCACCAAATATAGATCCAATGAGTAGAAGCCAAATCGAAGTTTCAATAGAAGTAATAAATGCTTTAAACATGATATATAAAGTAATAAGGCATTACTTCTTGCTAGCTAAAAAACTAAAGAATTTAATGATAATGTACCAGTTGCAAGCTGTTGCACCGATATACGCAAAATTGGCTGAAGCTTATGGAAAAGCTCAGAAAGTCTTCTTACAAGGAATACCAGTAGGAGACGGCTTAGGACCACTGGTAGCATCAAGATTCTTAATGAATATTGAAAACAAGTGGAGTCCTAGTAGAGATACTATTGCAGGCTCAATGGAGTTTGAAGGAAGGAAACTAATAGTAGTTAAAGCTGAAGGACCAATGGCAACAGTAGGAGAGCCTGGAGAAGCAGTGCAAAACATTGTGGAAAAAGAAGGCAGTAGAGTTGCAAGAATAATAACTGTAGATGCAGCATTAAAGTTAGAAGGAGAAGACACTGGAAGTATGGCGGAAGGAATGGGTGTAGCAATGGGTGATCCAGGACCAGAAAAGATAGCGATAGAAAGAGTTGCAGCCAAGTATAATATTCCTATAGACGCAGTAATAGTAAAAATGAGTATGGAAGAGGCAATAACTGAGATGAGGAAGGAAGTCTATGAGGCTGCTGACAAAGTTGTAAGCTACGTAAAGAACTTAATATTAGAAAGGACAAAACCAGGAGATACTGTTGTACTAGTAGGAGTAGGTAATACAGCAGGAATTGCCCAGTGA
- a CDS encoding HD domain-containing protein, which translates to MKKIFDEIHGYITLGDAEIEIIDSPEFQRLRRIKQTSLAYIVYPGATHTRFSHSLGTFYLASKVGEKLYASGEINEEELQDLKMASLLHDIGQFPFSHAIEGYYLPQGFGNKELRDFILEKSEIKDILEKYGFSISRILDIYNGNSLLSSIIDGEVDVDRIDYLIRDSRHSGVQLGKLDLDRLIDTIAYTQSGITVEDKGIISLENFYISRLHMYQAVYYHKTILGYELFLRSLYEYMINYCNRDLRDASNIKEMVKEGLFPYWDDEWTISSLYDCLTEDIPSSIIQKIKNFMDRKGPKVVYDEVSYKEEKGYLEDIRNQLEKIGIPSDSIYPFEEKISVIDKNKIKIISKGKEKKLKDYSPTLLHEIPDFILIRRVYVDYEYAKKAREVLS; encoded by the coding sequence ATGAAAAAGATATTCGATGAGATTCATGGATATATAACACTAGGAGACGCAGAAATTGAAATTATAGATTCTCCAGAATTTCAAAGACTTAGAAGAATTAAGCAGACAAGTCTAGCTTACATAGTTTATCCTGGAGCAACACACACGAGATTTAGCCATTCTTTAGGAACATTTTATCTAGCATCTAAAGTAGGAGAGAAGCTTTATGCCTCTGGTGAGATAAACGAGGAAGAACTTCAAGATCTTAAAATGGCAAGTTTATTACATGATATAGGGCAATTTCCTTTTAGTCACGCAATAGAAGGATATTATTTGCCTCAAGGTTTCGGAAATAAAGAACTAAGAGACTTCATATTGGAAAAGTCGGAGATTAAAGACATTTTAGAAAAATACGGTTTTTCTATTTCTAGAATCCTCGATATATACAATGGAAACTCATTATTATCTTCTATCATAGACGGAGAAGTAGACGTAGATAGAATAGATTACCTAATAAGGGACTCAAGACATTCCGGAGTACAGTTAGGTAAATTGGATTTAGATAGATTAATAGATACAATAGCATATACTCAGTCTGGAATTACAGTAGAAGATAAAGGAATAATAAGCTTAGAAAATTTCTACATTTCTAGGCTGCACATGTATCAAGCTGTGTATTATCATAAAACAATCCTGGGATATGAGCTGTTCTTAAGAAGTCTTTATGAATACATGATAAATTATTGCAATAGAGATCTCAGAGACGCATCAAATATTAAAGAAATGGTAAAAGAAGGTCTTTTCCCTTATTGGGACGATGAATGGACAATATCTTCTCTTTATGATTGTTTAACTGAAGATATTCCCTCATCTATAATACAAAAAATAAAGAACTTTATGGATAGAAAAGGACCTAAGGTGGTTTACGATGAAGTGTCTTACAAAGAGGAAAAAGGGTATTTAGAAGATATAAGAAACCAACTAGAGAAAATAGGAATTCCTTCTGATTCAATATATCCTTTTGAGGAAAAAATTTCTGTAATAGATAAGAATAAAATCAAAATCATTTCCAAAGGAAAGGAGAAGAAATTAAAGGATTACTCTCCTACCTTGTTGCATGAGATTCCAGACTTTATATTAATAAGAAGAGTTTATGTTGATTATGAATACGCTAAAAAAGCGAGGGAAGTATTGAGTTGA
- a CDS encoding phosphoglycolate phosphatase has translation MIKLVLTDLDGTLTEDRGIFKVDLDAIKYLRLLEEKGIKVALVSGNSYPVLRGLHTYLGFSGGVVAENGCVVLHKQKIRVCKPMEKHILKEFREKFKLKDSWQNDYRECDFGFTPPNVTEEMTKWAEEKGLYINSSGYALHIAFRPAGKTVGVRKLMELIGVKKEEVIGIGDSLTDLDMFKEVGIRVAVGNAEEELKKEADIILNLKSGEGVKELVTMILEGKLDGNR, from the coding sequence TTGATTAAGCTTGTGCTAACAGATCTTGATGGTACATTAACTGAAGATAGAGGAATTTTTAAAGTGGATCTAGATGCAATAAAATATCTTAGATTGCTTGAAGAAAAAGGAATAAAAGTTGCTTTAGTCAGCGGAAATTCTTACCCGGTCTTAAGGGGGCTACACACTTACCTAGGATTCTCAGGAGGAGTGGTTGCTGAGAACGGTTGCGTAGTTTTACATAAACAAAAAATTAGAGTTTGCAAGCCAATGGAAAAACATATACTTAAAGAATTTAGAGAAAAATTCAAACTGAAAGATAGCTGGCAAAACGATTATAGAGAATGCGACTTCGGCTTTACACCTCCTAATGTTACTGAAGAAATGACTAAATGGGCAGAGGAAAAAGGATTATATATTAATTCCTCCGGTTACGCACTACACATAGCATTCAGACCTGCTGGTAAAACAGTAGGAGTTAGAAAACTAATGGAACTCATCGGAGTGAAAAAGGAGGAAGTTATAGGAATTGGAGATTCATTAACAGATCTTGACATGTTTAAAGAAGTTGGAATTAGAGTTGCGGTAGGTAATGCCGAAGAAGAGTTAAAAAAGGAGGCAGATATTATATTAAATCTTAAGAGTGGAGAAGGAGTTAAAGAACTAGTCACAATGATATTGGAGGGAAAATTAGATGGAAATAGATGA
- a CDS encoding glutamate--tRNA ligase, with translation MEIDEIIYKHALDNAVKHDGKAAVGPVMSKVLGERPELKTNVKEIAKRVQEIVGKVNSMTLEDQRKELETKFPEMLSKKKTEEEKKTLPQLHNVKGEVITRFAPNPDGPIHLGNTRAAILSYEYARMYKGKFILRFDDTDPKVKKPLREAYDWIREDLKWLGITWQEEFTASSRLERYYQVAKEIIEKGYAYVDTCSEEEFKKMKETRNFSLPCFNRSKPVEYNLELWEKMLERKFKEGEAVLRIKTDLNDPDPSKIDWVMARIINTEKNPHPLVGDKYWVWPTYNFASAVDDHEYKITHILRAKEHMSNAEKQKWLFNYMGWEMPEVMEFGRLKLEGFMMSKSKIKGMMEKGTTKDDPRLPTIAGLRRRGILPETIRDIIIEVGVKPSDATISFENIAALNRKKLDPIAKRIMYVENYSEFTLEIPEEMTARIPLSPSMKEFREITVRPGDIILLEKSDAENQSVIRLVELCNVRVEGNKLVYVSKSIEDTKKMNAKIVQWIKKGEEVNVKVIKADPNQDLKTIEGKAEKYAINLNPNEIVQFIRYGFVRVDSKNENGLSVIYAHE, from the coding sequence ATGGAAATAGATGAAATAATTTACAAGCATGCATTAGATAACGCCGTTAAGCACGACGGTAAGGCTGCAGTAGGTCCAGTAATGAGCAAAGTCCTAGGAGAAAGACCCGAACTAAAAACAAATGTAAAAGAAATAGCAAAGAGAGTCCAAGAAATCGTAGGAAAAGTAAATTCCATGACTCTAGAGGATCAGAGGAAGGAGCTTGAAACGAAGTTCCCAGAAATGCTTAGTAAAAAGAAGACAGAAGAAGAAAAGAAAACTTTACCACAACTACATAACGTTAAAGGTGAGGTAATAACAAGGTTTGCTCCAAATCCTGATGGTCCAATACATTTAGGAAATACTAGGGCTGCTATTCTTTCTTACGAATACGCTAGAATGTATAAGGGAAAATTCATCCTAAGGTTTGATGATACAGATCCTAAAGTTAAGAAACCATTAAGGGAAGCTTACGACTGGATAAGGGAAGATCTAAAGTGGTTAGGGATTACTTGGCAGGAGGAATTTACAGCATCTTCAAGACTTGAAAGGTATTACCAAGTAGCTAAAGAAATAATAGAAAAAGGCTATGCATATGTAGACACTTGTAGCGAAGAGGAGTTTAAGAAAATGAAGGAAACCAGGAACTTTTCTTTACCGTGCTTTAATAGATCAAAGCCAGTGGAGTATAACTTAGAACTATGGGAAAAAATGCTTGAAAGAAAATTCAAAGAAGGTGAAGCTGTACTTAGAATAAAAACCGACTTGAACGATCCAGATCCTTCTAAGATCGATTGGGTTATGGCTAGGATAATCAACACTGAGAAGAATCCTCACCCGCTTGTTGGAGATAAATATTGGGTATGGCCAACGTACAATTTTGCGTCAGCGGTAGACGATCATGAATATAAGATAACTCACATTTTGAGAGCTAAGGAACATATGAGTAATGCGGAAAAACAAAAGTGGTTATTCAACTACATGGGATGGGAAATGCCGGAAGTTATGGAATTTGGAAGACTCAAACTAGAAGGCTTCATGATGAGCAAATCAAAAATTAAGGGAATGATGGAGAAAGGAACTACGAAAGATGATCCAAGATTACCTACTATTGCAGGACTGAGAAGAAGAGGAATTTTACCAGAAACGATTAGAGATATAATTATTGAAGTGGGAGTTAAGCCTTCTGATGCAACTATAAGCTTTGAGAATATAGCTGCATTAAATAGGAAAAAACTCGATCCAATAGCTAAAAGGATAATGTATGTGGAGAATTATTCGGAGTTTACATTAGAGATACCGGAAGAAATGACTGCAAGAATACCTTTGAGTCCTTCAATGAAGGAATTTAGGGAAATTACAGTAAGACCTGGGGATATTATACTATTAGAGAAATCTGATGCAGAAAATCAAAGCGTAATTAGGTTAGTTGAATTATGTAATGTAAGAGTTGAAGGTAATAAACTAGTTTATGTGAGCAAGTCTATAGAAGATACAAAGAAAATGAACGCAAAAATAGTCCAATGGATTAAAAAAGGAGAAGAAGTTAATGTGAAAGTAATAAAAGCAGATCCTAACCAAGATTTAAAGACTATCGAAGGAAAAGCTGAAAAATATGCTATTAACCTTAATCCTAACGAAATAGTGCAATTCATTAGATACGGCTTTGTTAGAGTTGATTCCAAAAACGAAAATGGGCTATCAGTAATATATGCTCATGAATAA
- the rpl7ae gene encoding 50S ribosomal protein L7Ae has protein sequence MSKPSYVKFEAPQDLVDKALEVLKKAKESGKIKKGTNETTKAVERGQAKLIYIAEDVQPEEIVAHLPGLCEEKKVPYIYIPSKKSLGEACGLQVAASAAAIIDPGEAKDALDEVIKKLQEVSGKSS, from the coding sequence ATGTCTAAACCATCTTATGTAAAATTTGAAGCTCCGCAGGATTTAGTAGATAAGGCCTTAGAAGTTCTCAAGAAAGCTAAAGAATCAGGAAAAATAAAGAAAGGAACAAACGAAACAACAAAAGCAGTAGAAAGAGGACAAGCAAAGTTAATATACATTGCAGAAGATGTTCAACCAGAAGAAATAGTTGCTCACTTACCTGGATTATGCGAAGAAAAGAAGGTTCCTTACATATATATACCATCTAAAAAGTCTCTAGGAGAAGCATGTGGGTTGCAAGTTGCAGCTTCTGCAGCAGCAATAATTGATCCTGGAGAAGCTAAAGATGCATTAGACGAAGTTATAAAGAAATTGCAAGAAGTATCTGGTAAATCTTCATAA
- the ahcY gene encoding adenosylhomocysteinase — MDYKIKDIKLAEQGRKQIEWAEMHMPALMNVRKELKEKQSLKGVRISAVLHVTKETAALVRTLKEAGAEVALAGSNPLSTQDDVAAALVEDGIKVFAWKGEGEDDYYSNIKEIMKYEPNIIMDDGGDLHAYIHEKCQSLKIIGGTEETTTGVIRLKAMEESKVLKYPVIAVNNAFTKYLFDNRIGTGQSAIDGIIRSTNILIAGKVAVVVGYGWVGRGIATRLRGMGARVIVVEASPLRALEAVMDGFDVMPMSKAAELGEIFVTATGNINVISKEHILKMKSGAVLANAGHFNVEIDVKGLKEVAKAVRNIRPYLDEYELPNGNKVYLLADGRLVNLAAAEGHPSEVMDLSFSNQALSVEYIYNNKDKLEVKVYNVPEEIDEKVASLKLKGMGIEIEQMTEEQKEYMKQWKYGT; from the coding sequence ATGGACTATAAAATTAAGGACATAAAACTTGCAGAACAGGGCAGAAAACAAATAGAATGGGCAGAAATGCACATGCCCGCACTAATGAACGTAAGGAAAGAGCTAAAGGAGAAACAGAGCTTAAAGGGAGTTAGAATTTCAGCAGTTCTTCATGTGACTAAAGAGACTGCTGCCCTAGTAAGAACGCTAAAAGAAGCAGGAGCAGAAGTTGCACTAGCAGGAAGTAATCCATTATCTACACAAGACGATGTTGCTGCAGCGCTAGTTGAAGATGGAATAAAGGTTTTTGCTTGGAAAGGAGAAGGAGAAGACGATTATTATTCAAATATAAAAGAAATAATGAAATATGAACCTAATATCATCATGGACGATGGCGGAGACTTACATGCCTATATTCATGAGAAATGTCAATCTTTAAAGATAATAGGAGGCACGGAAGAAACTACCACAGGCGTTATTAGATTAAAAGCAATGGAAGAATCGAAGGTATTAAAATACCCAGTTATTGCAGTCAACAACGCATTTACAAAATACTTATTTGATAACAGGATAGGGACGGGACAAAGTGCAATAGACGGAATTATAAGATCTACTAATATACTCATTGCAGGAAAAGTTGCAGTAGTTGTAGGTTATGGTTGGGTAGGAAGGGGAATTGCAACTAGATTAAGAGGTATGGGAGCAAGAGTAATAGTTGTTGAAGCTTCACCATTAAGAGCGTTAGAGGCTGTAATGGATGGGTTTGATGTAATGCCTATGAGTAAAGCTGCAGAGCTAGGAGAAATTTTCGTTACTGCTACAGGTAATATAAACGTGATTAGTAAAGAACATATATTAAAGATGAAGAGCGGTGCAGTATTAGCTAATGCAGGCCACTTTAACGTTGAAATAGATGTAAAGGGCTTAAAGGAAGTCGCAAAAGCTGTCAGAAATATAAGGCCTTACCTAGACGAATATGAGCTACCTAATGGAAATAAAGTATACTTATTAGCAGATGGTAGGCTAGTTAACCTTGCTGCGGCAGAAGGTCATCCAAGTGAAGTAATGGACTTAAGCTTCTCAAATCAAGCTCTTTCAGTAGAATATATCTATAATAATAAAGATAAACTGGAAGTAAAAGTATATAACGTGCCAGAAGAAATCGATGAAAAAGTAGCATCACTAAAATTAAAGGGGATGGGTATAGAAATAGAACAGATGACTGAAGAGCAGAAAGAGTACATGAAACAGTGGAAATACGGTACGTAA
- a CDS encoding peptidylprolyl isomerase, with amino-acid sequence MFKDNDFVYIDYVSKIKDTGEIIDTTIEEEAKKANIYDPDKKYKPLLVIIGEHRVLEGLEEALRDFNEGDQKDVEIPPSKAYGERDPSKVKLVSLGELKRQGVTPRPNMVIRLAEGGYATIKSVSGGRVILDLNHPYAGKTIIYNVKVVKVLKDDKEKIQALIERWFGEGNKMTFELTEDKKSVKFDVPKDYFLVEDLQTRKYMLAKDIITFVLPESLVSFVENYNKETFK; translated from the coding sequence ATGTTTAAGGATAACGATTTCGTGTATATAGATTATGTTAGTAAAATTAAAGATACTGGCGAAATAATTGATACAACAATAGAGGAGGAAGCTAAAAAAGCAAACATATATGATCCAGATAAGAAATACAAGCCTTTGTTAGTAATAATAGGAGAACACAGGGTTTTAGAAGGACTAGAAGAAGCATTAAGAGACTTTAATGAAGGAGACCAAAAGGACGTAGAAATTCCTCCATCAAAAGCTTACGGAGAGAGGGATCCATCAAAGGTTAAACTAGTGTCATTAGGAGAACTAAAGAGACAAGGAGTTACTCCAAGACCTAACATGGTAATAAGACTTGCAGAAGGAGGTTATGCTACAATAAAGAGCGTGAGTGGAGGAAGAGTTATTCTAGACTTAAACCATCCATATGCAGGAAAGACCATAATTTATAATGTGAAAGTAGTTAAGGTACTTAAGGATGACAAGGAGAAAATTCAAGCTTTAATTGAAAGATGGTTCGGTGAAGGTAACAAGATGACGTTTGAATTAACTGAAGATAAGAAGAGTGTAAAGTTTGATGTTCCGAAAGACTATTTCCTAGTGGAAGATTTACAAACTAGAAAATATATGCTTGCAAAGGATATAATAACTTTCGTGCTTCCTGAAAGCCTAGTAAGTTTTGTTGAGAACTATAATAAAGAGACTTTCAAGTAA
- a CDS encoding NAD(P)-dependent glycerol-1-phosphate dehydrogenase encodes MEMQEHIIDLPERIFIGSGIISKIDDYFSELGLNGPFLIVTGSNVRRLVVSKILDKLPADVIEVQEANLDEVRRVEEFAKKQGSSVILGVGGGKAIDVAKFSAFELNKRFVSIPTAPSHDGITSPFAAIKGLGKPISMKAKEPTAIIADIDVLSSAPRRLINSGIGDTIGKIVAVRDWRLAAKLRGEYYGDYTASLALLSAKHAINCTRIINKDLKYGVRLLVEALISSGVAMGMAGSTRPASGSEHLFAHAIEMLYPEGPLHGELVGVGTILMAYIHGIKWKEIRKALIRIGAPVTAKQLGIPDEIIIKALTIAHTIRPERYTILGDRGLTFASAEKVAKNTGVIT; translated from the coding sequence ATGGAAATGCAAGAGCATATAATTGATTTACCGGAAAGAATTTTTATCGGCAGCGGAATAATATCAAAGATCGATGATTACTTTTCTGAATTGGGGCTCAACGGTCCTTTTCTCATTGTTACTGGAAGTAATGTAAGAAGGTTAGTAGTGAGCAAAATTCTTGATAAGCTGCCTGCAGACGTTATAGAAGTTCAAGAGGCTAATCTCGATGAAGTTAGGAGAGTAGAGGAGTTTGCAAAGAAGCAGGGAAGTAGTGTAATACTAGGAGTTGGGGGAGGAAAAGCAATAGATGTTGCAAAATTCTCGGCATTTGAATTAAACAAGCGTTTCGTAAGCATACCTACTGCCCCTTCTCATGACGGCATTACATCACCTTTTGCAGCAATAAAAGGCCTTGGAAAACCTATATCAATGAAAGCTAAAGAACCAACGGCAATAATAGCCGACATAGATGTCCTAAGTTCTGCACCTAGGAGACTAATTAATTCTGGAATAGGAGATACTATAGGTAAAATAGTTGCTGTAAGGGATTGGAGATTAGCAGCAAAACTAAGAGGAGAATATTACGGAGATTATACTGCATCTTTAGCCTTACTCTCTGCCAAGCATGCAATTAACTGTACTAGGATAATAAATAAAGATCTTAAATACGGTGTTAGACTTTTAGTTGAGGCATTAATAAGCAGTGGCGTAGCAATGGGTATGGCAGGGAGCACTAGACCTGCAAGCGGTTCTGAGCATTTATTTGCTCACGCTATAGAAATGCTTTATCCAGAAGGTCCTCTTCATGGAGAACTAGTCGGGGTCGGAACTATATTAATGGCTTATATTCACGGTATAAAATGGAAGGAAATAAGGAAGGCCCTAATTAGAATAGGGGCTCCGGTTACTGCTAAACAGTTAGGAATTCCAGATGAAATAATAATAAAGGCATTAACTATTGCACATACTATCCGTCCAGAAAGATACACAATACTAGGTGATAGAGGACTAACTTTTGCATCAGCAGAAAAAGTTGCTAAAAATACTGGGGTTATTACTTGA
- a CDS encoding beta-CASP ribonuclease aCPSF1, translating to MATRLEILGAIYNGIPKDAGITRIEFEGPEIAVYVKNPNFLTNGGDVIKKIAKEIKKRIVVKADKSVRKDEKEAIEIIKNTVPKEAEITDIKFDEDLGEVLIKAKKPGLVIGKGGLIQQKIFLDTFWKPEIIREPPIKSKTIENVITHIYNETEYRAKILKTFGDRIHREVIFKDRYVRITALGAFQEIGRSAILVETPESRILLDTGVNPSVNFGERMFPKLDIDQLRLEDLDAVVITHAHLDHCGMVPYLFKYGYEGPVYTTPPTRDVMALMQLDLLDVAEKDGRPLPYSAKEVRKELLHTITLDYEEVTDIAPDIRLTFYNAGHILGSAMAHLHIGEGTHNIVYTGDFKYSKTRLLDRATSEFPKVDTLIMETTYGAQEQTNREDSEKQLIDIINSTINRGGKVLIPVLAVGRGQEMMLVINNALKNKLIPEVPVYVTGLFDEVTAIHTAYPEWLSREVRDAILYRDENPFVSEQFKRIEGYKEDIAQGEPSIILATSGMLNGGPAVEFFKSMAPDPKNAIIFVSYQAEGTLGRKVRDGAKEVQIIGRDGRVENIQINMEVKAVDGFSGHSDRRQLLRFLHDLTPKPKNIILDHGEYNSMMAFKRIIDNTKEKERLGIKGASIYTPAILDSLRVV from the coding sequence GTGGCGACTAGACTTGAAATTTTAGGTGCAATATATAACGGAATACCAAAAGATGCAGGAATAACTAGAATAGAATTTGAAGGACCAGAAATAGCAGTATATGTAAAGAACCCGAATTTCCTAACTAACGGCGGAGATGTAATAAAGAAAATAGCGAAGGAAATAAAGAAAAGAATTGTAGTAAAAGCCGACAAGAGCGTAAGAAAGGATGAAAAAGAGGCAATAGAAATAATAAAGAATACAGTACCTAAGGAGGCAGAAATAACTGATATAAAATTCGATGAGGATCTAGGAGAAGTTCTGATAAAAGCTAAGAAACCTGGACTGGTAATAGGAAAAGGAGGATTAATACAGCAAAAAATATTTCTAGATACTTTCTGGAAACCTGAAATAATTAGAGAACCTCCTATAAAATCCAAAACGATAGAGAACGTTATCACGCACATATATAACGAAACTGAATATAGGGCAAAAATTCTGAAAACCTTTGGCGATAGAATACACAGGGAAGTAATATTTAAGGATAGATACGTTAGAATCACAGCTCTTGGAGCATTCCAAGAAATTGGGAGATCAGCAATACTTGTTGAAACTCCTGAGAGTAGAATTTTACTTGATACCGGAGTAAATCCGAGCGTTAATTTTGGAGAAAGAATGTTCCCTAAGCTAGATATAGATCAACTTAGATTAGAGGATTTGGATGCCGTTGTAATAACTCATGCTCATTTAGATCACTGCGGAATGGTTCCTTACTTATTCAAATATGGCTATGAAGGACCAGTATATACAACTCCCCCAACTAGGGACGTAATGGCATTAATGCAGTTAGATTTATTGGATGTCGCAGAAAAGGATGGAAGACCTCTGCCTTATAGCGCAAAGGAAGTTAGAAAGGAACTCCTGCATACAATAACCTTAGATTATGAGGAAGTTACAGACATTGCTCCAGATATAAGACTGACGTTCTATAATGCCGGGCATATTTTAGGTTCTGCAATGGCACATTTACATATAGGGGAAGGCACCCATAATATTGTATATACTGGAGATTTCAAATATTCAAAAACTAGATTACTGGATAGGGCTACCAGTGAATTCCCCAAGGTCGACACATTGATAATGGAAACTACTTACGGTGCTCAAGAGCAGACAAACAGAGAAGACTCTGAAAAACAGCTAATAGATATCATAAACAGTACGATAAACAGAGGAGGTAAAGTTCTCATTCCAGTCTTAGCTGTAGGAAGAGGTCAAGAAATGATGCTAGTAATAAACAATGCATTGAAGAATAAATTAATACCTGAAGTTCCAGTGTATGTAACTGGATTATTTGATGAAGTAACTGCAATACATACTGCATACCCAGAGTGGCTAAGCAGAGAAGTTAGAGATGCTATACTTTATAGGGACGAAAATCCTTTCGTTTCAGAGCAATTTAAGAGAATAGAAGGATATAAGGAGGACATTGCACAAGGAGAGCCCTCCATCATTCTAGCGACTTCAGGAATGCTCAACGGAGGACCAGCAGTAGAGTTCTTTAAATCTATGGCTCCAGATCCTAAAAATGCAATAATCTTTGTAAGTTATCAAGCAGAAGGAACTTTGGGCAGAAAAGTGAGAGATGGAGCAAAGGAAGTTCAGATAATAGGGAGAGATGGCAGAGTAGAAAATATACAAATTAATATGGAAGTGAAAGCTGTTGATGGCTTCTCAGGACATTCCGATAGAAGACAATTGCTAAGATTCTTGCACGATCTTACTCCTAAGCCTAAGAATATTATTCTAGATCATGGAGAATATAATTCTATGATGGCATTTAAGAGAATTATAGATAATACTAAAGAAAAAGAAAGGTTAGGAATTAAAGGAGCTAGCATTTATACGCCAGCAATACTTGATAGCTTGAGAGTAGTATAA
- a CDS encoding DsrE family protein: MNDKVLFVFMTGRENFAKLLANIGMAAKMKSADPQLTVELIFLTPAVETLNKRQLLFKPVLEAIKQAKKAGIKVVACEVAMANVGLQKGDIEDGLVDEFAPVGGLYVLQKIKEGYEVLTV, encoded by the coding sequence ATGAATGACAAAGTATTATTCGTATTCATGACTGGGAGAGAAAATTTCGCTAAATTATTAGCTAACATAGGAATGGCTGCAAAAATGAAGTCTGCAGATCCACAACTTACCGTAGAGCTAATTTTTCTTACGCCTGCAGTAGAGACTTTAAACAAGAGACAGTTATTGTTCAAGCCAGTGCTAGAAGCAATAAAACAAGCAAAGAAAGCTGGTATTAAAGTAGTTGCTTGTGAAGTAGCTATGGCGAACGTAGGTCTACAGAAAGGCGATATTGAAGACGGATTAGTTGATGAATTTGCTCCCGTAGGAGGACTTTATGTTCTACAAAAAATAAAGGAAGGATACGAAGTTTTAACAGTATAA